One genomic window of Muntiacus reevesi chromosome 4, mMunRee1.1, whole genome shotgun sequence includes the following:
- the KRT8 gene encoding keratin, type II cytoskeletal 8, which yields MSIRVTQKSYKVSTSAPRSFSSRSYTSGPGSRISSSAFSRVGSGSSFRGGLGTGMGVAGSYGGAPGLGGITAVTVNQSLLSPLKLEVDPNIQAVRTQEKEQIKTLNNKFASFIDKVRHLEQQNKVLETKWNLLQQQKTARSNIDNMFESYINNLRRQLETLAQEKLKLEVELGNMQGLVEDFKTKYEEEIQKRTDMENEFVIIKKDVDEAYMNKVELESRLEGLTDEINFYRQLYEEEIREMQSQISDTSVVLSMDNNRNLDLDGIIAEVKAQYEEIANRSRAEAETMYQIKYEELQTLAGKHGDDLRRTKTEISEMNRNISRLQAEIEGLKGQRASLEAAIADAEQRGEMAVKDAQAKLAELEAALRNAKQDMARQLREYQELMNVKLALDVEIATYRKLLEGEESRLESGMQNMSIHTKTTSGYAGGLTSSYGTPGFNYSLSLGSGGGPSSFSRTSSKAVVVKKIETRDGKLVSESSDVLSK from the exons ATGTCCATCAGGGTGACCCAGAAGTCCTACAAGGTGTCTACCTCCGCTCCAAGGTCCTTCAGCAGCCGCTCCTACACCAGTGGGCCCGGCTCCCGCATCAGCTCCTCGGCCTTTTCCCGAGTGGGCAGCGGCAGCAGCTTTCGGGGCGGCCTGGGCACCGGCATGGGTGTGGCTGGGAGCTACGGTGGGGCCCCAGGTTTGGGGGGCATCACAGCTGTCACCGTGAACCAGAGTCTGCTGAGCCCCCTCAAGCTGGAGGTGGACCCCAACATCCAGGCCGTCCGCACCCAGGAGAAGGAGCAGATCAAGACCCTCAACAACAAATTTGCCTCCTTCATCGACAAG GTGCGGCACCTGGAGCAGCAGAACAAGGTTCTGGAGACCAAATGGAACCTCCTGCAGCAGCAGAAAACTGCCCGGAGCAACATAGACAACATGTTTGAGAGCTACATCAACAACCTCCGTCGGCAGCTGGAAACTCTGGCCCAGGAGAAGCTGAAGCTGGAAGTGGAACTTGGCAACATGCAGGGGCTGGTGGAGGACTTCAAGACCAA GTATGAGGAAGAAATCCAAAAGCGCACAGACATGGAGAATGAATTTGTCATCATCAAGAAG GATGTGGATGAAGCTTACATGAACAAGGTAGAGCTGGAGTCCCGCCTGGAAGGGCTGACTGATGAGATCAACTTCTACAGGCAACTGTATGAAGAG GAGATCCGTGAGATGCAGTCTCAGATTTCTGACACGTCCGTGGTCCTGTCCATGGACAACAACCGCAACCTGGACCTAGACGGCATCATCGCTGAGGTCAAGGCCCAGTATGAGGAGATCGCCAACCGCAGCCGGGCCGAGGCCGAGACCATGTACCAAATCAAG TATGAGGAGCTGCAGACACTGGCTGGGAAGCACGGGGATGACCTCCGTCGCACGAAGACGGAGATTTCTGAGATGAACCGGAACATCAGCCGTCTCCAGGCAGAGATCGAGGGCCTCAAAGGCCAG agggcttccctggaggctgccATCGCTGACGCTGAGCAGCGTGGTGAGATGGCTGTTAAGGATGCTCAGGCCAAGCTGGCTGAGCTGGAGGCTGCTCTGAGGAACGCCAAGCAGGACATGGCACGGCAGCTGCGTGAGTACCAGGAGCTCATGAATGTCAAGCTGGCCCTGGACGTGGAAATTGCCACCTACCGGAAGCTGCTGGAGGGCGAGGAGAGCCG GCTGGAGTCTGGGATGCAGAACATGAGTATCCACACCAAGACCACCAGTGGCTACGCAG GTGGACTGACTTCGTCCTACGGGACCCCTGGCTTCAACTACAGCCTGAGCCTGGGCTCTGGCGGGGGCCCCAGCTCCTTCAGCCGCACCAGTTCCAAGGCTGTGGTTGTGAAGAAGATTGAGACCCGCGATGGGAAGCTGGTGTCTGAGTCCTCTGATGTCCTGTCCAAGTGA